From the Pirellulales bacterium genome, the window AGATCTGGGCGCTTCGCGCGATGAAGAGCGCTGGCTCGTGGCGTGGGATCTGCGTAGTAAGGCCAAGCGACCGGCCGACGCCAAGCAACCTGCCGAAACTGAGAAAGCGGTTCCGGCGGCAAATTAATGTCGCGCATCGGTTGACCCGGCACGGCCGGCTACTTGCGCTGCGTGTCGTCTTGCGGCGCCTTCGCCATCGGTGAGTTAACCGTTTCTGCCGGCTGAGCGCTGACGGCCTTCGCGTGGAACTCGAAGACCTCGTAGCAGGCGAACCGCGGGGGCTCCGGCGGCCAGTTGAGTTGCACGCGATAGGTCTGCTCGCCCGTCAGAGTGTAGTTCGCACTCATTTCGTGCATCCAAGCATCGAATTGCTTTGTGTCGCGTGCCTCGCCCTCGAGCGAGCAAGCCACGCAGCGGAGCGGCCGATCGGCTGGTAAATCCGCCAGGCTGACGCGCCGTGGCCCCTGGCGATGCACCGGCGAATAGGTCCTCTGGTAGCAGACATAATCCTCGGGCACAGCGGCTGACGTGAAGTGTTTCCCCAAATCGGTGTGTACGCACACGATTTCGCCTTCGTTGGCATTCTCTTTCCAGAACCAACGAACGAAGCCACGATGATCGAAATCGACCTGCCGCTTGTAGGGCTTGATCACATCTTTCGCGAACATGCCTAAGGCAATGACGAACAAGAGTGCGACCGTCGCTTGAAACGCTCGACGCCGCAGATCGGCCTTGGCGATTGCGGCCAAGAGCGTCGCGGCCCCCAGCCCGATCGCCAAACAAGCGAGCGCCCCGTAATACTGTGACAGCCGGGCGCCACCGTACGGATAGCGCCGCAACACCGCGGCCACGAATGCCAGCGCCAGTGGACCGACTACCAGAAGCGCCAGGGTGCGATCGCGTCGTCGCGCCAGTACGACGACGCCGACGATGAAGCAGGTCAGCGATAGGATGCTGCCGAAGTGATCGTCTCCCACGGGGTAGGCCATCATCTCGCCGCCGTGAATCGTGCCCAGCCACGCAATGAATGCCAACGGGCGCATCGGCGGAAAGCCTTCGGCCCAATACTCATGCATGAACTTGTGCGTCGCCTCGTATTGCGCCGCCGTGACCGATTTCAGCATCACCAGGAAGACGATCGCGACCAGTACGTTGTAGAGAGCAAATGCGACCCAGGTTTGAGCATCGCGCGAGCGCCACACCGGCAATAACAGCGCCAATGCGACGCCGCCGGCGACGAAGATCGTGGGATTCGAAAATACGATCGCCAGCGGCCCCGCCACGGCCAACGCCCATAGCCAGCGGCGCTGCGCGGGGTTCTGCCACCAGCACACGGCCAACCAGGCGAGAAGCAATCCGAACGTCAGGTCCGAGCCGTACGGCTTGCATTCGGCCGCATGCCGCACGGGGTAATAACTCACTGCCAGAATGCCCACGGCCAGCACCATCGGCACCTTGCCCAACACGCGCGCGGCCAGATCACGAAAGATGAACAAGCCGACGATGCTGGACACTACGGCAAACAATCGCAAGGACCATTCTGAAAAACCAAACAGCTTAATCGCCGTCAGCTCGGCCGCGATGTAACCGACCGGCGCCACCTGCTGTAGTGACAACGGCTTGAGTACGTCGCCGTAACCGCGATCGAGATAATTCTGAATCAGCATCAGCTCGTCTCCCCAGAACGGAAAGTTGAGCAAGTAGCGTCCCAATCGCAGTCCGATACCAACCGCCACAAAGGCCCACGCCAGTCGGTCGAGGCGGCGTTGCGACTGTTCGTCCGGCAGCAAGTTCGGCACGTCGAATCGTGCATACGGGCCGGATGTCGGCACAGCCACTACAGAAGCGGATCTGGCAAGCGTATCGCTCATGGCAGGAAACCCGGGGAGACGATTGGCGGAGCGGGCGGGAAAAAAGCCGCCAGAGGATAATCCCGTTCTCGCAAACCGGGCAAGAGCATCGCGCCAGCCAGATGAGCCGTTTGTCGCGCCATGCAAGCGCCGAAACGGGACAATTCCGGCCGTTTCCCTCAAATCGCGACCCTCCCAAGAGCGCCTGTCGGCGGTGCTATAATTGAAAAATC encodes:
- a CDS encoding glycosyltransferase family 39 protein encodes the protein MSDTLARSASVVAVPTSGPYARFDVPNLLPDEQSQRRLDRLAWAFVAVGIGLRLGRYLLNFPFWGDELMLIQNYLDRGYGDVLKPLSLQQVAPVGYIAAELTAIKLFGFSEWSLRLFAVVSSIVGLFIFRDLAARVLGKVPMVLAVGILAVSYYPVRHAAECKPYGSDLTFGLLLAWLAVCWWQNPAQRRWLWALAVAGPLAIVFSNPTIFVAGGVALALLLPVWRSRDAQTWVAFALYNVLVAIVFLVMLKSVTAAQYEATHKFMHEYWAEGFPPMRPLAFIAWLGTIHGGEMMAYPVGDDHFGSILSLTCFIVGVVVLARRRDRTLALLVVGPLALAFVAAVLRRYPYGGARLSQYYGALACLAIGLGAATLLAAIAKADLRRRAFQATVALLFVIALGMFAKDVIKPYKRQVDFDHRGFVRWFWKENANEGEIVCVHTDLGKHFTSAAVPEDYVCYQRTYSPVHRQGPRRVSLADLPADRPLRCVACSLEGEARDTKQFDAWMHEMSANYTLTGEQTYRVQLNWPPEPPRFACYEVFEFHAKAVSAQPAETVNSPMAKAPQDDTQRK